ATCACAGGGCGGCAACTCAATGTCATCTCCGCGCCCACCGTGGTCGATCGCATCCAGGCGCTGAACCGCCTGGAGACCGTCGTTTACTCGCTGGACACCGTGGTTGAAGGCGATGCGTCCTTCCCGCTGCTGCCGGACGCGCTTACCGGCGACAAGCTGCTGCTCATCGTCCACGGACAGACGATCGCAGGCGTCGATCTCTCGAAGCTGAAGCCTGAAGACCTGCAGATCACCGACAACGGCAGCGCTCGCAGCGTGCAGGTCACCTTGCCGGCCAGCGAGATCTTCGTCACCACGCTGGACAACGCCCACACACGTGTCTATCAGCGCACCACAGGCCTCTTCGTTCACGCGGACCCGAACCTCGAGAGCGTTGCGCGTCAAAAGGCCCAGACGCAGCTGCAGGAGGCCGCGCTGCAGGACGGCATCCTCGACGCCGCGCGCAAGAACGCCCGCGCACAGTTGACCACGCTGCTGCAGGGCCTCGGCTTCTCCAAGGTGGACGTGAAGTAGCGCTTCGCGCTCATCACCAGAGGTTCCTGCGAGGCATGACCGGAAGCTCACCACCGCTGCACGCGTTAGCAGGAATGACGCCAACTCATCGCTCGAAACTCGCGACCCGTAACTCGCGTCACCTGTCGCTCCACTTCGCTGCACAATCTGCGTTACGCTTGAGTCTTCGGCCTCCGCTTTCCGCGTCTAACGTGAAGAAAGTACACGGCCCCACGATTCAATGACAGATATCGCACCGACCTCCACCGGCGAACCCGCAGCCGAGCTTCAACCAAAGCCACAGGTGACGCGCAAACCCGCGCTGCCTGCGCTCACCGGCCTGCGCACGCTGCTCGCGCTCACCATCGTGCTCTTTCACTTCACCCCCTCGGGCCTGCGGTGGAACGCGCATCCGTGGGTCTCGCTCTATCCGCTGGTCGATATCGGTTACGTCTTCGTCAGCTTCTTCTTCCTCATTTCGGGCTACATCCTCGCGTACAACTACGCGGACCGCGGCACGATCAACCCCGCCGATTTCTGGATGGCGCGCATCTCGCGTCTCTACCCCGTCTATCTGCTGACGATGATCATCTCGATCCCCATGCTGCTCACCGAGTGGCAGGTGCGATCGCACACGGACTTCTGGGAAGGCGCCATTGCCACGCCGCTGCTCATTCAGGGCTTCTTCCCCAACCTCGCCACCTTCTGGATGACCGTCACCTGGACGCTCTCCTGCGAGGTCGCGCTCTACATTCTCTTCCCGTGGCTGATGCGCCTGAAGTGGCCGACGAAGACCAGCACGCTCATCGCGATGGTGCTCGGCCTGTGGGCCGTGGGCATGGTCCCGCACATCACCTACATCTTCCTGAACCCCGACCACCTGCCGCACATGGCCGACCGCTACTCCGGCGGGTTCTGGGTGCAGTTTCTCAAGTACACGCCGCTGCCCTACCTCTGCACCTTCCTCGCGGGCCTCACGCTGGGCCGACTGCAAGGCGCGTGGAACCTGCAGGTGCGCGGCCGCATGATCGCCGGCATCGCGGGATTCACGGCGATGTGGTTTGTCACCTATCACCTTGCAGATAAGCTGCCCTACATCATGATCCATGGCGGTTTGCTGACGCCGATCTTCGCGTTGATCATCCTCGGGCTCAGCGGCCCCAGCCCGCTGGCGAGCATCTTCGCGATCCGTCCGCTGGTAGCCGTCGGCACGTCAACGTACTGCCTCTATCTGCTGCACTTCAACGTCTTCATGCTCATCCACAACTACCACCTGCCCGAGAAGCTGCATGTGCAGTCGATCGATCCGTGGATCAGCTACGTGGCCGTCGTGCTGCTCGCCATGGGCGCACGACGATTCGTCGAGCACCCGATGCAACTTGTCATCAAGAACTGGTGGAAGCGCTATCGCGACGGACAGAAAGAAGCCGCA
Above is a genomic segment from Granulicella cerasi containing:
- a CDS encoding acyltransferase family protein, translated to MTDIAPTSTGEPAAELQPKPQVTRKPALPALTGLRTLLALTIVLFHFTPSGLRWNAHPWVSLYPLVDIGYVFVSFFFLISGYILAYNYADRGTINPADFWMARISRLYPVYLLTMIISIPMLLTEWQVRSHTDFWEGAIATPLLIQGFFPNLATFWMTVTWTLSCEVALYILFPWLMRLKWPTKTSTLIAMVLGLWAVGMVPHITYIFLNPDHLPHMADRYSGGFWVQFLKYTPLPYLCTFLAGLTLGRLQGAWNLQVRGRMIAGIAGFTAMWFVTYHLADKLPYIMIHGGLLTPIFALIILGLSGPSPLASIFAIRPLVAVGTSTYCLYLLHFNVFMLIHNYHLPEKLHVQSIDPWISYVAVVLLAMGARRFVEHPMQLVIKNWWKRYRDGQKEAARLAA
- a CDS encoding DUF4230 domain-containing protein translates to MSEYTSYRGERRPGGALAGIVLAVIIGAVALGVFVHHARSGFAGKLASLITGRQLNVISAPTVVDRIQALNRLETVVYSLDTVVEGDASFPLLPDALTGDKLLLIVHGQTIAGVDLSKLKPEDLQITDNGSARSVQVTLPASEIFVTTLDNAHTRVYQRTTGLFVHADPNLESVARQKAQTQLQEAALQDGILDAARKNARAQLTTLLQGLGFSKVDVK